One window of the Populus trichocarpa isolate Nisqually-1 chromosome 9, P.trichocarpa_v4.1, whole genome shotgun sequence genome contains the following:
- the LOC18101968 gene encoding protein transport protein Sec61 subunit beta has product MARGASQSQTTSSSSSSRAGVAAPRGSAAAAAGMRRRRVLSSGSSSGGGSGSGIGAPGGNMLRFYTDDAPGLKISPTIVLVISLCFIGFVTALHVFGKLYRSKVSP; this is encoded by the coding sequence ATGGCGAGAGGTGCTTCTCAATCGCAAACcacctcctcttcttcctcttcccgTGCTGGAGTTGCGGCTCCTCGCGGCTCCGCCGCCGCCGCTGCTGGGATGCGCCGCCGCCGCGTCTTATCCTCCGGATCCTCCTCCGGCGGTGGTAGCGGTAGCGGAATCGGAGCCCCTGGCGGCAACATGCTTCGATTCTACACCGATGATGCGCCGGGCTTGAAGATCTCGCCCACGATAGTCCTGGTGATAAGTCTCTGCTTCATTGGCTTTGTCACTGCTCTCCATGTCTTTGGCAAGCTTTATCGCAGCAAGGTTAGTCCCTGA